In a genomic window of bacterium:
- a CDS encoding GNAT family N-acetyltransferase, giving the protein MIIRELLKSDGEKLGSFLESLSPQTEYFFHPYPLTRDSALAFVNREDIFCLVAEENGKIIGYAWWEPKDVELPSIGICVADEYQGRGVGKALLGKLVQEAEKRKKRGLRLITMKDNLRAIALYKKFGFYIVGETKEDPRGESWKMIKRIGPIRKIFIVPYCHPDWAWTHTRLWHERRYDLVFNEVLDIISQHPNFRWYMDNYLCQLTPFLKRSPKRIKELRERIKEGKIAICGGYSNIRPNMVEEETYIRNLIIGKEKFRSLFPEANLSAHGDAVDVAVGHPQMPQVLSLAGYRYFIFWRPEVALNHKEIPYEFIWEGLDGSRIIAHRACYGGLCTKDMLPDDFRDRWEEIKALWWEREIGYRAVLSPTGLIWISHGNDDARPLRALWTDEEMELLAFVEEWNKRENIPMVFATPLEFFKEINKEELPIVRGSLDPCDVCYNAAFGGSLGLWKLRIETDKELRLGEIWSAIAKALGYSWEANCFQPLWENLLNYSAHATQWLFQEDFDNLYSLAQQTIGKAKGIKIKALKDISNHISPKEKEVIVAFNPLPWERRIYIPMVLSFPQKIPPFIRLKDGTGREIAYQRIREVGLSGWELEVLTRVFLPPLGYNTITVETEKPKDLEEGSFLQPIWQGGEIIGFREEEIGEVKLEKGDVGFGGLVLFLVDVTAELHMGRILDKRKVEWDAVEKVNDGPLFKSFLRRGKVNSHKIEQKIHLYSGEKRIEFETLIDWRGEDGFIALVNPLPFEGELYGDTPFAVERKDLSEEIYGPVEGSGGNIERWRKGAFFVRSFIDWSDSQKGIAYISHDGDRYFIFDEEDRAIYHILINSIITCEGWEKDINYQRKGVGLHHFKGSILLHKGDWREGKVYKQALLLRHPPDLIFMDGEEKESLSPILPPIFSFLSLEPENLVLTAFYFHEGDYYLRFYEIEGKSTEAKVKLPFKIKEAIAVDFLGNFLKGPEIEIKGNELSLKVEPWKIITLRLNPTAFSL; this is encoded by the coding sequence ATGATTATAAGAGAGCTTTTAAAGAGCGATGGTGAGAAATTAGGGAGTTTTCTTGAAAGTCTATCTCCGCAAACGGAGTATTTCTTTCATCCTTACCCCCTAACAAGGGATTCCGCCTTAGCCTTTGTTAATAGGGAAGATATATTTTGCCTTGTCGCAGAGGAAAATGGGAAGATAATAGGCTATGCTTGGTGGGAGCCTAAGGATGTAGAACTTCCCTCAATAGGCATCTGCGTTGCCGATGAATACCAGGGGAGGGGAGTGGGGAAAGCCTTATTGGGTAAATTGGTTCAAGAAGCAGAGAAGCGGAAGAAGAGAGGACTCAGGCTGATAACTATGAAGGATAATTTGAGGGCGATAGCTCTTTATAAAAAATTCGGCTTCTACATAGTAGGGGAGACAAAAGAGGACCCAAGAGGGGAATCTTGGAAAATGATAAAAAGGATAGGACCGATAAGGAAAATCTTCATCGTCCCTTACTGCCATCCCGACTGGGCTTGGACTCACACAAGGCTCTGGCACGAGAGACGCTATGACCTTGTCTTCAACGAGGTTTTGGATATAATCTCCCAACATCCCAATTTTCGTTGGTATATGGATAATTACTTATGCCAACTGACTCCCTTTTTGAAACGCTCACCTAAAAGGATAAAAGAATTAAGGGAAAGGATAAAAGAGGGAAAGATAGCGATATGTGGAGGTTATTCCAATATTCGCCCAAATATGGTTGAGGAGGAAACGTATATTCGCAATTTAATAATAGGCAAGGAAAAGTTCCGGTCCTTATTCCCTGAAGCGAATTTGTCTGCACATGGGGATGCGGTTGATGTTGCTGTTGGGCATCCCCAGATGCCACAAGTGCTTTCCCTTGCTGGCTATCGCTATTTTATCTTTTGGCGACCGGAGGTCGCGCTCAATCACAAGGAAATACCCTATGAATTCATCTGGGAGGGTTTGGATGGCTCCAGAATAATAGCTCATAGAGCCTGTTATGGAGGATTATGCACTAAAGATATGCTTCCTGATGATTTTAGGGATAGATGGGAAGAGATTAAGGCACTTTGGTGGGAAAGGGAGATAGGTTATCGCGCTGTGTTGTCTCCCACGGGTTTGATTTGGATAAGTCATGGCAACGATGATGCTCGTCCTCTCCGTGCTCTATGGACAGACGAGGAGATGGAGCTCTTAGCCTTTGTTGAAGAGTGGAACAAAAGGGAGAATATACCTATGGTCTTTGCAACACCCTTGGAGTTCTTCAAGGAGATTAACAAAGAAGAACTCCCGATAGTTAGGGGTTCTCTTGACCCTTGTGATGTCTGTTACAACGCCGCTTTCGGTGGTTCTTTGGGTCTTTGGAAATTGCGGATTGAAACAGATAAGGAACTGCGTCTGGGAGAGATTTGGTCTGCAATAGCTAAAGCGCTCGGATATAGTTGGGAGGCAAATTGCTTCCAACCCTTGTGGGAAAACCTACTTAATTATTCTGCCCATGCTACACAGTGGCTTTTCCAGGAGGATTTTGACAACCTCTATTCTCTCGCCCAGCAGACCATTGGGAAAGCAAAGGGAATAAAAATCAAGGCATTAAAGGATATTTCTAATCACATCTCTCCAAAGGAGAAAGAGGTAATCGTTGCATTCAATCCTCTACCCTGGGAAAGAAGAATCTATATACCGATGGTTCTCTCTTTCCCCCAGAAGATACCTCCCTTCATCCGCCTCAAAGACGGGACAGGTAGGGAGATTGCCTATCAAAGGATTAGAGAAGTTGGTCTATCCGGCTGGGAATTGGAGGTCTTGACCAGGGTTTTCCTCCCTCCCCTTGGCTACAATACGATAACAGTTGAAACAGAGAAGCCTAAAGATTTGGAAGAAGGAAGTTTTCTACAACCGATTTGGCAAGGAGGGGAAATAATCGGATTCAGGGAGGAAGAGATAGGGGAAGTAAAATTGGAAAAAGGAGATGTCGGTTTTGGCGGTCTCGTTCTTTTTCTTGTTGATGTTACTGCGGAACTACATATGGGTAGGATATTGGATAAAAGGAAGGTGGAATGGGATGCAGTGGAGAAGGTCAATGATGGCCCTTTGTTCAAGAGCTTTCTAAGAAGGGGAAAGGTCAACTCTCACAAAATAGAGCAAAAAATTCACCTTTATAGTGGCGAAAAGAGAATAGAATTTGAGACCCTTATTGACTGGCGAGGTGAGGATGGTTTTATTGCCCTTGTTAATCCCTTACCATTTGAGGGAGAACTTTATGGCGATACCCCGTTTGCGGTGGAGAGAAAGGACCTCTCAGAGGAAATATATGGACCCGTGGAAGGAAGTGGCGGAAATATAGAACGATGGAGGAAGGGTGCCTTCTTCGTTAGGTCTTTTATTGATTGGAGTGATTCCCAAAAAGGAATTGCCTATATCTCGCACGATGGAGATAGATACTTTATATTTGATGAAGAAGATAGAGCGATTTATCACATCCTCATAAATAGCATCATAACCTGTGAAGGGTGGGAGAAGGATATCAATTATCAAAGGAAGGGCGTAGGGCTCCATCATTTCAAGGGGAGCATATTGCTTCACAAAGGCGATTGGAGAGAGGGAAAAGTATATAAACAAGCTTTGCTCCTTCGCCATCCTCCGGATTTAATTTTTATGGATGGCGAGGAAAAGGAGTCTCTTTCTCCTATTTTGCCACCCATTTTTTCCTTTCTTTCCCTTGAGCCCGAGAACCTTGTGCTCACGGCTTTCTATTTCCATGAGGGGGATTATTATCTGCGATTCTATGAAATAGAGGGTAAATCAACCGAGGCTAAAGTAAAACTTCCCTTCAAAATAAAAGAAGCTATCGCTGTGGATTTTCTCGGCAATTTTTTGAAGGGACCAGAGATTGAAATTAAGGGAAACGAGCTTTCCCTAAAAGTAGAGCCTTGGAAGATAATAACCCTTCGCTTAAACCCTACCGCTTTTTCCCTTTGA
- a CDS encoding glycosyltransferase family 4 protein, giving the protein MQRMVIAIFSESFTPIINGVSISIETFAKHLQELGCKLYFFAPRFPGYKDKNASVFRFPSFRFPHHPEYPIPIPFSPRIFEAFSTLNVDVVHPQTPFLLGWTARHLARRNGTALVTTYHTFYEEYSHYAYPLPSFLVKPFLRKLSRNFCNLCDAVVVPSKAAEQLLRSYGVYRPIEVIPTGLELDNWYKEEDPSFPRLSLGIPSDASILTYVGRLAVEKNVQMLLLSFRKLVEKIPNVYLLLVGSGPQEEELKVLADELGISDKCRFLGFVDREKVRECLSATDIFLFPSKTETQGLVMAEALAMGVPVIAADSFGARESIREGLDGFILPADPDAFANVAGELLRNRERLNKMKEEALKGAKRFSAKESARKLLSLYKRVVEKNKSK; this is encoded by the coding sequence GTGCAGAGGATGGTTATAGCCATCTTCAGTGAGTCTTTTACTCCTATTATAAACGGAGTCTCTATATCTATTGAAACTTTTGCCAAGCATTTGCAAGAGCTCGGATGCAAATTATATTTCTTCGCCCCCCGTTTCCCTGGCTACAAAGATAAAAACGCTTCTGTATTTCGTTTCCCCTCCTTCCGCTTCCCCCATCACCCCGAATACCCCATCCCCATCCCCTTCTCGCCAAGAATATTTGAAGCCTTTTCAACCCTAAATGTGGATGTCGTCCATCCTCAAACTCCTTTCCTCTTGGGCTGGACGGCAAGGCACTTGGCACGAAGGAATGGGACAGCTCTCGTCACCACCTACCATACATTCTATGAAGAGTATTCCCATTACGCCTACCCCCTCCCTTCCTTCTTGGTCAAACCCTTTCTCCGTAAACTAAGCAGGAATTTCTGCAACCTCTGCGATGCGGTGGTCGTTCCAAGCAAGGCAGCCGAGCAATTGCTGAGAAGTTATGGCGTTTATCGTCCAATAGAGGTCATTCCCACAGGGTTAGAGCTGGATAATTGGTATAAAGAAGAAGACCCTTCTTTCCCTCGCCTTTCCCTTGGCATTCCCTCAGATGCTTCCATCTTAACCTATGTTGGTAGGCTCGCGGTGGAAAAAAATGTCCAAATGCTTCTATTATCCTTTAGGAAACTTGTTGAAAAAATTCCCAATGTTTACCTTCTCCTTGTTGGTTCGGGTCCTCAGGAAGAAGAGCTCAAGGTTTTAGCGGATGAACTTGGGATTAGTGATAAATGTAGGTTTTTGGGATTCGTTGATAGGGAGAAAGTAAGGGAATGCCTCTCCGCAACAGATATCTTCCTTTTCCCCTCAAAGACGGAAACACAGGGATTAGTGATGGCAGAAGCACTTGCTATGGGTGTTCCCGTTATTGCAGCTGATTCATTCGGCGCGAGGGAATCAATCCGTGAGGGTCTGGATGGATTCATCCTTCCCGCTGACCCCGATGCCTTTGCCAATGTTGCGGGTGAACTTCTGAGGAATAGGGAGAGACTTAATAAAATGAAGGAAGAAGCGTTGAAAGGAGCAAAACGTTTCTCCGCTAAGGAAAGCGCGCGAAAACTCCTCTCCCTTTACAAAAGGGTCGTAGAGAAAAATAAATCAAAATGA
- a CDS encoding DegT/DnrJ/EryC1/StrS family aminotransferase, with translation MAKLAILGGKPVREKPFPSWPIWREKEVSAVADVVRSGKWGTRGPRAEEFESKFAEYCQTKYCVSLTSGTTALYLALWVCGVEPGDEVIVPPYTFIATANAAAMLGAVPVFADIDLKTFCLDPFSAEALITPRTKAIIPVHLGGEPANMDAFQEIKDKYGLAIIEDCAHAHGSEWKGKRVGSLGDVGAFSFQESKNLPAGEGGAITTDNEELYEYAFSVHHVGRKRVGGEWYEHYILGANMRMTEFQAAILLSMMDKIEEEFKRREENALYLDSLLKGIEGIIPQERDERVNRRAYHLYVFRNQKEAFGGVDKDVFIRALNAEGIPCSAGYSLLCDAPVYAQGHFGPFGKLLKDEKFVREPLTNARILEKESVWLFHTLLLGDKNDVEDIAEAIRKIKENVDELRKVEI, from the coding sequence TTGGCAAAATTGGCTATATTGGGCGGCAAGCCCGTGAGAGAGAAACCCTTTCCATCTTGGCCGATTTGGCGGGAAAAAGAGGTTTCGGCGGTAGCCGATGTGGTAAGGTCAGGGAAATGGGGGACAAGGGGACCAAGGGCGGAGGAATTTGAAAGTAAATTCGCTGAATATTGCCAGACCAAATATTGCGTCTCCCTCACTTCCGGCACAACAGCTCTATATCTTGCCCTCTGGGTCTGCGGTGTTGAGCCAGGGGATGAAGTGATAGTTCCTCCTTATACATTTATCGCTACCGCTAATGCTGCCGCTATGTTAGGAGCGGTTCCAGTCTTCGCTGATATAGATTTGAAGACCTTCTGCTTAGACCCATTCTCCGCAGAGGCGCTCATCACTCCACGCACCAAGGCAATAATTCCTGTCCATCTTGGCGGAGAACCGGCGAACATGGATGCCTTCCAGGAAATAAAGGATAAATATGGCTTAGCTATAATTGAGGATTGTGCCCATGCACACGGCTCGGAATGGAAAGGCAAAAGGGTTGGCTCTCTGGGCGATGTCGGCGCCTTCTCTTTCCAAGAGTCAAAGAATTTACCCGCGGGAGAAGGAGGTGCTATAACAACTGATAATGAAGAATTATACGAATACGCTTTCAGCGTCCATCATGTGGGAAGGAAAAGAGTGGGTGGTGAATGGTATGAGCATTACATCCTTGGCGCAAATATGAGAATGACGGAGTTCCAAGCAGCAATTCTACTCTCCATGATGGATAAGATAGAGGAGGAATTCAAAAGGAGGGAGGAAAACGCCCTCTATTTGGATTCCCTCCTAAAGGGAATAGAAGGTATAATCCCTCAGGAACGGGATGAGAGAGTCAATAGGAGGGCTTATCATCTCTATGTCTTCCGCAATCAAAAGGAAGCTTTTGGAGGGGTGGATAAGGATGTATTTATTAGAGCGTTGAACGCGGAGGGAATTCCCTGCTCAGCGGGATACAGCCTGCTTTGCGACGCCCCAGTCTACGCACAAGGGCATTTCGGTCCTTTCGGAAAGCTATTAAAGGATGAGAAATTCGTTAGAGAGCCACTCACAAATGCGAGAATACTTGAGAAGGAAAGTGTATGGCTATTTCATACTCTTCTCTTAGGCGATAAGAACGATGTGGAAGATATAGCGGAAGCTATAAGGAAAATTAAGGAAAATGTTGATGAATTGAGAAAAGTGGAAATTTAA
- a CDS encoding PHP domain-containing protein, whose amino-acid sequence MRNPEKWADLHIHSSFSDGEWSPKEIIQTASKLGLSAIAITDHDTIAGVKEAKKIASTAGIEVIPAVEINTDYNEKEIHILGYYLDINSPALSEGLKRQREARLKRNEEIVDKLNKLGLKISFEEVLGLAGGESLGRPHIAQALVNRGYAQCKEEAFAKWLKRGSPAYVPRRSISWQEAIKLINQASGIAVLAHPGKSYVDYLIPQMIKEGLEGIEVWHPSHSPDDSERYQQMCEDLFLLPTGGSDAHSFNDIPLIEQFKVPFICVEKLKGKKR is encoded by the coding sequence ATGAGGAATCCTGAAAAATGGGCTGACCTCCACATCCATTCCTCTTTCTCAGATGGAGAGTGGAGCCCAAAAGAGATAATTCAGACCGCTTCAAAACTGGGTCTTTCCGCTATAGCTATCACTGACCATGATACTATAGCGGGAGTGAAGGAAGCGAAAAAAATAGCTTCAACGGCGGGGATAGAGGTTATCCCCGCCGTTGAAATAAATACCGATTACAACGAAAAGGAAATCCATATCCTCGGCTATTACCTTGATATCAACTCTCCCGCCCTTTCGGAGGGACTGAAGAGGCAAAGGGAAGCCCGTTTGAAGAGAAACGAGGAAATAGTTGATAAGTTAAATAAACTTGGCTTGAAGATTTCCTTTGAGGAGGTTTTGGGATTAGCAGGTGGGGAATCTCTGGGGAGACCCCATATCGCACAGGCATTGGTAAACAGAGGATATGCCCAATGTAAAGAAGAAGCTTTCGCAAAGTGGCTGAAGAGAGGAAGCCCAGCTTATGTTCCCCGCCGTTCAATCTCTTGGCAAGAGGCTATCAAATTGATTAACCAAGCAAGTGGAATAGCAGTCCTCGCCCATCCCGGTAAATCCTATGTTGACTACCTTATCCCCCAAATGATTAAGGAGGGTTTAGAAGGCATAGAAGTATGGCACCCATCCCACTCCCCCGACGATAGCGAACGCTATCAACAAATGTGTGAGGATTTATTTCTCCTTCCCACCGGCGGCTCAGATGCTCATTCTTTCAATGATATTCCTTTGATTGAACAGTTTAAGGTCCCCTTTATATGTGTGGAAAAACTCAAAGGGAAAAAGCGGTAG
- the smpB gene encoding SsrA-binding protein SmpB: MKVITTNRKASHFYEIEDNIEAGIALTGSEIKSVREGKVDISDSFAKIEKGEIWLMNMYIAPYDKARGLNVDPRRPRKLLLKKREIRHLMGKVLQRGYTLIPLRVYIKGRWAKVELGLAKGKKLYDRRREIAERDMRREMERMLKGGD, translated from the coding sequence ATGAAGGTTATCACAACGAACAGAAAAGCGAGCCACTTCTACGAGATAGAAGATAATATAGAAGCCGGTATAGCCTTGACTGGTTCGGAGATAAAAAGCGTGAGGGAAGGGAAGGTGGACATAAGCGACAGCTTTGCAAAGATAGAGAAGGGAGAGATATGGTTAATGAATATGTACATAGCTCCTTATGATAAGGCAAGGGGATTGAATGTTGACCCTCGTCGCCCGAGAAAATTGCTCCTCAAGAAGAGGGAGATAAGGCATCTTATGGGAAAAGTTCTTCAGCGTGGTTATACCCTCATTCCTTTAAGAGTTTATATAAAGGGAAGATGGGCAAAAGTAGAATTAGGATTGGCGAAGGGGAAAAAGCTATACGATAGGCGCAGGGAGATAGCGGAGAGAGATATGAGAAGAGAAATGGAGAGAATGTTAAAGGGAGGTGATTGA
- a CDS encoding family 20 glycosylhydrolase, with amino-acid sequence MKYIIILLLTVSILALPSDEMRCSITSQGLYVAIRGKGIVRRSSIAVVSQDGVIYDSSKRKITVREEGNSFIWQDETSEVSLIYKVSYIEEGIEAVLRIKLKKNIPATLQYFVAQLPISQFAGATFKSDKKSGNIPVVSKAQRIEEAYLAEDFQYISLRTTLGELNLSFEGEGKKVLIDARLPVWSKDELWVGYMDSPLNFDKESVFRTVFKFTPTMKVEKSLTSVVKATYKDNLIQRNWNFPFLPPPKQSILDNDFFLLRSSKIIVDSSQNQIDGRIIASLQEVLKEQGFSSQVLLSNEPLKNLPGNIILTNNENLIKDVITPEESAILNEPLKPEGYFLIVKPNFALLCGKDERGLFYAVQTLRWLFTKNGIRCCVIKDYPAFPFRGVHFFADKFSLAFYLQLIKKILAPMKINTIVLECEYGEWKSQPNLKNDWTMTQEEIKTLVKTAKENFIDVYPLIQSFGHAEWAFQRKNNLDIAEDPQRPYAFCPSNPRTYSFLFSIYEEAINLFERPAIFHIGADEVEMIGRFPNPNCPYGCGTKDIVSLYVEHIKKIYDFLSQKGCKVMIWGDELLAPGEAGDATHAQTKQEAEGKRKLLPKDIIIADWHYNPFENYPSIGIFKQAGFTNIIACTWYRPQNIYKFSQSAYRQGAMGLLQTTWAGFYNIQSLSKSFNQIAPYVLSAIYAWNPDAPAPNLLPHIAELFKDLWEGGMEREGSGWLLDLSDSGVVEFADIPSGERFLGGRKFIVPDKKVSLQGQNPFAFDAPTTIELKLQAPLPAKEIYFLHTAVGEEPPDTPIGEYDIQYEDGGKEVLVLSLGNNIMPIGSDKLTIWLSPPLSNRVPGLRIFLWKNPNPHRKIQKIKIVSYKTRSSILLAGISVLAP; translated from the coding sequence ATGAAATATATCATAATTCTCCTTTTAACCGTTTCCATTCTTGCCCTCCCCTCAGATGAGATGAGATGTTCAATAACAAGTCAAGGGCTTTATGTAGCAATAAGAGGAAAAGGAATAGTTAGAAGGTCGTCCATTGCCGTCGTTTCACAGGATGGGGTGATTTATGATAGCAGTAAAAGAAAGATAACGGTTAGGGAGGAAGGGAACTCCTTCATTTGGCAAGATGAAACATCGGAAGTCTCTTTAATTTATAAAGTATCTTATATAGAGGAAGGAATAGAGGCTGTCCTCCGCATAAAGCTTAAAAAGAATATCCCGGCTACTCTCCAATATTTTGTTGCCCAGTTACCGATAAGTCAATTCGCAGGTGCAACTTTCAAATCGGATAAAAAATCGGGAAACATTCCCGTCGTCAGCAAGGCACAGAGGATAGAGGAAGCATACCTTGCAGAGGATTTTCAATATATTTCGCTCAGAACCACTTTAGGAGAACTCAATTTATCCTTTGAAGGAGAGGGGAAAAAAGTCCTAATAGATGCCCGCTTACCCGTTTGGAGCAAAGACGAGCTATGGGTTGGATATATGGATAGCCCGTTGAACTTTGATAAAGAGTCGGTTTTCCGCACTGTCTTCAAATTCACTCCCACTATGAAGGTGGAAAAATCGCTCACAAGCGTAGTCAAAGCCACATATAAAGATAACCTTATCCAACGAAACTGGAATTTTCCATTTCTCCCTCCCCCAAAGCAATCAATTCTTGACAACGATTTCTTCCTTCTCCGCTCCTCCAAGATAATAGTTGACTCCTCCCAGAACCAAATAGACGGAAGAATTATCGCTTCTTTGCAGGAGGTTTTAAAGGAACAAGGGTTTTCCAGCCAAGTTTTGCTTTCAAACGAACCATTGAAGAACTTGCCAGGCAACATTATCCTAACGAATAACGAAAACCTCATAAAGGATGTAATCACTCCAGAGGAAAGCGCAATTCTCAATGAACCTCTTAAGCCAGAGGGATATTTTCTAATCGTCAAGCCCAATTTTGCCCTCCTTTGTGGAAAAGATGAAAGGGGGCTTTTTTATGCTGTGCAAACTCTTAGATGGTTATTTACAAAGAATGGAATAAGGTGTTGTGTCATAAAAGATTATCCCGCCTTTCCATTTAGAGGAGTTCATTTCTTCGCTGACAAGTTCTCTCTTGCTTTTTATCTACAATTGATAAAGAAAATCCTCGCTCCCATGAAGATAAACACGATTGTTTTAGAATGTGAGTATGGAGAGTGGAAAAGCCAACCCAACCTCAAGAATGATTGGACGATGACCCAAGAGGAAATCAAAACCCTTGTTAAAACAGCAAAGGAAAATTTCATAGATGTATACCCATTAATCCAATCATTCGGTCATGCGGAATGGGCGTTTCAAAGGAAAAACAATCTTGATATTGCTGAGGACCCTCAACGCCCTTATGCCTTCTGCCCTTCCAATCCCCGCACCTATTCTTTCTTATTCAGCATATATGAAGAGGCAATCAACCTTTTTGAGAGGCCCGCTATCTTCCATATCGGGGCTGACGAAGTTGAAATGATTGGAAGATTCCCCAATCCAAATTGCCCATATGGTTGTGGAACCAAAGATATCGTCAGCTTATATGTTGAGCATATAAAGAAGATTTACGATTTTCTTTCTCAGAAGGGCTGTAAGGTCATGATTTGGGGCGATGAATTACTCGCCCCAGGCGAGGCAGGAGATGCAACCCATGCCCAAACCAAGCAGGAAGCGGAGGGAAAACGAAAGCTTCTGCCAAAAGACATAATAATAGCCGATTGGCACTACAACCCCTTTGAAAATTATCCATCAATCGGAATCTTTAAGCAGGCAGGTTTCACTAACATCATAGCTTGCACCTGGTATAGACCTCAAAACATCTATAAATTTTCTCAATCAGCATATAGACAAGGAGCTATGGGACTGCTACAAACCACTTGGGCTGGTTTCTACAATATTCAATCCCTATCAAAGAGCTTTAACCAGATAGCCCCTTATGTCCTAAGCGCCATATATGCTTGGAATCCAGATGCACCTGCCCCAAACCTCCTTCCCCACATAGCGGAACTCTTCAAGGACCTCTGGGAAGGCGGAATGGAAAGAGAGGGAAGTGGCTGGCTTCTGGATTTGAGCGATTCAGGTGTAGTAGAGTTCGCCGATATCCCTTCTGGTGAGAGATTTTTAGGTGGAAGGAAGTTTATCGTTCCTGATAAGAAGGTGTCTTTGCAGGGACAAAATCCATTTGCTTTTGATGCTCCCACAACAATAGAGTTGAAATTGCAAGCGCCTTTGCCAGCAAAGGAAATATATTTTCTCCATACCGCGGTAGGAGAAGAACCGCCCGATACACCAATTGGTGAATACGACATTCAATATGAGGACGGTGGGAAGGAGGTATTGGTTCTATCCTTGGGCAACAATATTATGCCCATTGGGAGCGATAAATTGACGATATGGCTCTCCCCTCCCCTCTCAAATAGAGTGCCTGGCTTGAGGATTTTCCTCTGGAAGAATCCAAATCCCCATAGAAAGATACAAAAGATAAAAATCGTTTCTTATAAAACAAGGAGCTCTATCCTATTAGCGGGTATTAGCGTCCTCGCACCCTAA
- a CDS encoding SPOR domain-containing protein, with protein MISIEKSGLLKNILLVMGVICVLGVSFVLGLFTGWKLSSSERYEERYEEMPPLRRTVPQKQYTPPSTPIFIIPHKTTPSLQATPSQTKPRIQKPSVPPKPEISITPTNIPQPPKAVTTPPPTSEEAPVESPKKLYKVTIGPMDEEQAKKTQEELKNQGKEAILVPSNGKYKLQIGAFIQKENAQNLVDELKKSGYNAVLEEK; from the coding sequence GTGATAAGCATAGAAAAGTCGGGATTGCTTAAGAACATTCTGCTTGTGATGGGCGTGATTTGCGTCCTTGGGGTTTCCTTTGTTTTGGGGCTCTTCACTGGGTGGAAACTCTCCAGCTCCGAAAGATACGAAGAAAGATACGAAGAAATGCCACCGTTAAGAAGAACTGTTCCACAAAAGCAATACACGCCACCCTCAACCCCCATCTTCATTATACCCCACAAGACTACTCCCTCCCTTCAAGCTACTCCTTCCCAAACCAAGCCCCGGATACAAAAACCCTCTGTTCCTCCTAAACCGGAAATCTCAATAACTCCGACCAACATCCCTCAACCTCCAAAGGCAGTAACGACTCCACCACCAACCAGCGAAGAGGCACCCGTGGAATCCCCAAAGAAGCTTTACAAAGTGACTATTGGTCCTATGGATGAGGAGCAGGCAAAGAAAACACAGGAGGAATTGAAAAATCAGGGAAAGGAAGCCATACTCGTGCCTTCAAATGGCAAATATAAATTGCAAATAGGAGCTTTTATTCAGAAGGAAAACGCCCAGAACCTTGTGGATGAACTGAAGAAATCAGGATATAACGCAGTATTAGAGGAAAAATGA
- a CDS encoding stage V sporulation protein S produces MEVLKVSANSSPKAVAGAIAAVMRRDGQVIVQAVGAGAVNQAVKSIAIARGYVAPNGIDLVAAPAFHSVNIDGEERTAIRFLLESRTK; encoded by the coding sequence ATGGAGGTATTGAAGGTATCTGCTAACTCTTCTCCTAAGGCGGTAGCCGGTGCTATTGCGGCGGTAATGAGAAGGGATGGGCAGGTCATCGTGCAAGCGGTTGGAGCGGGAGCCGTTAATCAGGCGGTGAAGTCAATAGCCATAGCGCGGGGATATGTAGCGCCAAACGGCATAGACCTTGTAGCTGCCCCTGCCTTCCATTCCGTCAACATCGACGGTGAGGAACGAACCGCTATACGCTTCCTCTTGGAATCCCGCACCAAATAA